A stretch of Desulfotalea psychrophila LSv54 DNA encodes these proteins:
- a CDS encoding ubiquitin-conjugating enzyme E2, translating into MSVARPQEDETIKELIAYFTDHQFITVTPHSPTNGKEAEVSYQLTGLIEDKEKISLSQHHAILLSIPFGFPLFPPNCKPLTPTFHPDFDPGAICLGNFWTDKTTCAELVEFISRMITGEVYSKENAFNERAAQWYAAHADNFPLAELAQTAIAPSLPEVREDDFSINFDAISLESSPTDEGQATTPDKERGYNLSLLQEYLAQKRFNQLNRELQAIPTESTFNERRSFQQRADKALLVAQKKQKEARLHEENGETQSALDKYRQALEEVSDLYDVKDNIKRLEQAIILEGKKAKNPLPTKESKKQNILGRISPLPTLILFAIISAIIALQFFKDTGRATSATGLYQQCITALERKEFRTAQALCESAQVKSSASSLFYGKKLSSIEAKSKEILLSAQIRQGLTANLSNKKGQDKKSQEKIITFSTVIAQVQTAITNRDWPKTNAGLRQARSIAKTDKEKKILLQTKAEISFYQAHERALTEYKRNGCKSAEPLLQTAQKKAQTLVGSAIEHALQDIRFSLKECAFQQLTEKGEKLYKTASWAQALPIYRDALEKIKDNPLAKQNSAAETENKISKIALYIMIAQGNEAFTNGEWEQAIAAYKRAITNLEGKGLSDPEEDSAMSSKKLKRIILQTEIIQNQQVGENYKEAKLFAQAIKTYQHIAKTIKQSAFAEETAFIQIQEEMSSDLKMLKNEQFVEEKRVALQRQQIDIFLENYPAATPETLLAPKILFIKDEAGKLIYRMEATDTSQNRPLTLVMYYAYNKATDQWQFAPRPEAD; encoded by the coding sequence ATGTCAGTTGCAAGGCCACAAGAGGATGAGACAATTAAAGAGCTGATCGCCTATTTTACAGATCATCAATTTATCACGGTTACCCCTCACAGCCCTACAAACGGCAAGGAGGCAGAGGTCAGCTATCAACTGACAGGACTCATTGAGGATAAAGAGAAAATCAGCCTATCGCAACATCATGCCATATTACTCTCAATCCCCTTTGGTTTCCCACTTTTCCCACCCAACTGCAAACCACTGACCCCAACCTTCCACCCAGATTTTGATCCTGGGGCAATTTGTCTTGGCAATTTTTGGACCGACAAAACAACATGTGCCGAACTGGTTGAATTTATATCTCGGATGATAACAGGTGAGGTCTACTCAAAAGAAAATGCCTTCAATGAAAGAGCGGCTCAATGGTATGCTGCTCACGCCGACAACTTTCCCCTGGCAGAGCTAGCGCAAACAGCCATAGCCCCGAGCCTTCCAGAGGTAAGAGAGGACGACTTTTCAATAAACTTTGACGCCATCTCTCTGGAATCAAGCCCCACAGACGAGGGGCAGGCCACAACTCCAGATAAAGAGAGGGGATATAATCTCTCTCTCCTCCAAGAATACCTGGCCCAAAAACGATTCAACCAACTCAACAGAGAACTACAGGCAATTCCCACCGAATCAACCTTTAATGAACGTCGTTCATTTCAACAGAGAGCTGACAAGGCTCTTCTCGTCGCCCAGAAAAAGCAGAAAGAGGCCCGCCTCCATGAAGAAAATGGCGAAACGCAGAGCGCCTTGGATAAGTATCGCCAAGCCCTTGAAGAAGTCTCTGATCTTTACGATGTTAAGGATAATATTAAGCGTCTCGAACAGGCAATTATTCTTGAAGGAAAAAAGGCGAAGAATCCCCTGCCAACAAAAGAGAGTAAAAAACAAAATATCCTTGGCAGAATATCGCCTCTGCCCACCCTTATCCTCTTCGCGATTATCTCAGCAATCATCGCCTTACAATTTTTTAAGGATACGGGGAGAGCCACATCGGCAACAGGACTCTATCAACAGTGCATAACGGCCCTTGAACGAAAAGAGTTTAGAACAGCACAGGCTCTCTGTGAAAGTGCCCAGGTAAAAAGTTCAGCCTCTTCCCTTTTCTACGGTAAAAAGCTCTCTAGCATAGAGGCCAAGAGCAAAGAGATACTCCTCTCTGCCCAGATCAGGCAAGGACTAACTGCTAATCTCTCTAATAAAAAAGGGCAAGACAAAAAATCTCAGGAAAAAATTATTACCTTTAGTACCGTCATAGCTCAGGTACAAACGGCCATAACAAACAGGGATTGGCCCAAAACAAATGCAGGATTACGCCAAGCAAGATCAATTGCCAAAACGGATAAAGAAAAAAAAATTCTGCTTCAGACAAAAGCAGAGATAAGCTTTTACCAGGCCCATGAGAGGGCCCTGACTGAATATAAGAGAAATGGCTGTAAATCGGCTGAACCCCTGCTGCAAACTGCCCAGAAGAAAGCCCAGACATTAGTTGGATCAGCAATTGAGCACGCCTTGCAGGATATAAGGTTTAGCCTCAAAGAATGCGCCTTTCAGCAACTCACGGAGAAGGGGGAGAAACTCTACAAAACTGCAAGCTGGGCCCAGGCCCTCCCGATCTACCGCGATGCCTTGGAAAAAATAAAAGACAATCCCCTGGCCAAGCAGAACTCCGCAGCAGAAACAGAAAACAAAATCAGTAAAATAGCACTCTACATAATGATTGCTCAGGGAAATGAAGCCTTTACCAATGGAGAGTGGGAGCAGGCCATTGCCGCCTACAAGAGGGCTATAACCAATCTTGAAGGCAAAGGTCTCTCGGATCCAGAAGAAGACAGTGCCATGAGCAGCAAAAAACTGAAAAGAATTATACTGCAAACAGAGATCATCCAAAATCAACAGGTCGGTGAAAACTACAAAGAGGCTAAACTCTTTGCCCAGGCAATAAAAACATACCAACACATTGCCAAGACTATCAAGCAAAGCGCCTTTGCCGAGGAGACCGCCTTTATTCAAATACAAGAGGAGATGAGTTCAGACCTGAAGATGCTAAAGAATGAACAATTTGTGGAAGAAAAAAGAGTGGCTCTGCAGAGGCAGCAAATAGATATTTTCCTGGAAAATTACCCCGCAGCTACCCCAGAGACGCTACTGGCCCCCAAGATCCTATTTATTAAGGATGAAGCAGGAAAACTCATTTACAGAATGGAGGCAACAGATACTTCACAGAATCGCCCACTAACCCTTGTCATGTACTATGCATACAACAAAGCCACAGATCAGTGGCAATTTGCTCCTCGCCCAGAGGCCGACTAG
- a CDS encoding KpsF/GutQ family sugar-phosphate isomerase produces the protein MSIEAAKKVLEIEEQGLAAVRENIGEEFLAAVEAIVNCPTRLVITGIGKSGIVGQKISATLNSIGTSSFFLHPVEALHGDLGMVMATDVVLAISYSGETAELNGLLRSLKARGNTIIGMTGGAKSTLAMASDIFLNIRIPAEACPLGLAPTTSTTATMALGDALGVVLLNRKQFKAEDFRFNHPGGSLGERLKVKVAEVMITGSDMPMVAPDQDAIAALAELNSKNVGAVLVVADTGMLAGIITDGDVRRYVLDAEALEGLCAADLMTKHPLTIGDGVLAADALSIMQQHEVTVLPVVSEEMRLVGLLNLHKLLGKGEFRFLI, from the coding sequence ATGTCTATAGAAGCAGCGAAAAAGGTATTGGAAATAGAGGAACAGGGGCTTGCTGCCGTTCGTGAAAATATTGGTGAAGAGTTTCTTGCCGCCGTTGAGGCTATTGTTAACTGCCCCACTCGGCTGGTAATCACGGGGATTGGTAAATCAGGTATTGTCGGTCAGAAAATATCGGCGACCCTTAACAGTATAGGTACAAGTTCTTTTTTTCTTCATCCCGTTGAGGCCCTGCATGGCGACCTGGGGATGGTGATGGCAACGGATGTCGTTTTGGCAATCTCCTATTCAGGTGAAACGGCTGAGCTTAATGGTCTACTCAGAAGTTTAAAGGCTCGTGGCAACACTATTATTGGTATGACGGGAGGGGCAAAATCCACCTTGGCCATGGCATCGGATATTTTTCTTAATATACGAATTCCTGCCGAGGCCTGTCCACTTGGGCTTGCCCCCACCACATCGACCACCGCAACCATGGCCTTAGGAGATGCCCTAGGCGTTGTTTTGCTTAATCGTAAGCAGTTTAAGGCTGAGGATTTTAGATTCAATCACCCCGGTGGTTCCCTGGGCGAGCGTCTTAAGGTGAAGGTTGCTGAGGTGATGATTACCGGTAGTGATATGCCCATGGTGGCGCCTGACCAAGATGCCATTGCTGCCCTAGCGGAGCTGAACAGTAAAAATGTTGGAGCTGTTCTGGTGGTAGCTGATACAGGAATGCTCGCAGGAATTATTACCGATGGCGATGTTCGCCGTTATGTCCTCGATGCAGAGGCCCTGGAGGGGCTGTGTGCCGCGGATCTGATGACTAAGCATCCACTTACCATTGGTGACGGGGTGCTTGCTGCTGATGCTCTGAGCATAATGCAACAGCATGAAGTGACTGTTCTTCCCGTGGTTAGCGAGGAGATGCGGTTAGTTGGTCTTCTCAATCTGCATAAGCTACTTGGCAAGGGTGAGTTCCGCTTTTTGATTTAA
- a CDS encoding DUF4388 domain-containing protein has translation MLKKPLFFRIIEQKNCPIYAKGEQFFLSEKSFSSPAGKDACLILVRNLIELLFQLRGQSRSETEGLVFNCSGCVGLIKYKIIECREKRDVDLVPLGVSLERIIEGAYGFDINSPFLRALSVDGLDGILEKFKFVELCSGAVLMQKGKRNSSLYLLLEGELLVEDGGFILGRFSAGDICGEMSYLGADLAVSTIRSSRASRLLAIGSSDFAELVFAKPAVQLFMAKLMAQRLARSNAERSRDLQSCMSGRLDTIAAAELLQIFHMNQKTGMLFLALRGGQASVFFLEGSVVRALYKGLVGKEAFFAILVEKKGRYRFTTGLSQEDMKSPVIGDFMSILLEGIQQVDEAEPQGSCSRDLAAIF, from the coding sequence ATGCTTAAAAAACCACTTTTCTTTCGAATAATTGAGCAAAAAAATTGTCCCATCTATGCAAAAGGGGAGCAATTTTTCTTATCAGAAAAGAGTTTTTCTTCTCCTGCCGGGAAAGATGCATGTTTAATTTTAGTTCGAAATCTGATAGAGCTCTTGTTTCAGCTCAGGGGGCAGTCTCGTTCTGAAACAGAGGGTCTTGTCTTTAATTGTAGCGGTTGTGTTGGCTTAATAAAATATAAAATTATTGAGTGCAGGGAAAAAAGAGACGTAGATCTTGTTCCGCTAGGTGTGAGTCTGGAACGGATCATTGAAGGTGCCTATGGGTTTGATATAAATAGTCCCTTTCTCCGTGCCCTCTCTGTAGATGGCCTTGATGGCATTTTAGAGAAGTTTAAATTTGTTGAGCTTTGTTCTGGAGCGGTGCTTATGCAAAAGGGAAAGCGCAACTCCTCTCTCTATCTCCTGCTTGAGGGAGAGCTTCTTGTGGAAGATGGAGGTTTTATCCTGGGACGATTTTCCGCAGGAGATATTTGTGGTGAGATGAGTTATTTGGGAGCAGACCTTGCCGTCTCAACTATACGGTCTAGTCGGGCAAGTAGATTACTTGCCATAGGCAGTAGCGATTTTGCCGAGTTGGTTTTTGCTAAGCCTGCAGTGCAGTTATTTATGGCAAAACTTATGGCCCAGAGATTAGCCCGCAGTAATGCGGAGCGATCCCGTGATTTGCAGTCCTGCATGTCCGGGCGTCTTGATACGATTGCTGCCGCGGAACTATTGCAAATTTTCCATATGAATCAAAAAACGGGCATGCTCTTTCTGGCCCTGCGCGGAGGGCAGGCAAGTGTTTTTTTTCTTGAGGGGAGTGTAGTGCGCGCCCTCTATAAGGGCTTGGTTGGAAAAGAGGCCTTCTTTGCAATTTTAGTTGAAAAAAAAGGACGTTATCGATTCACCACAGGGCTTAGTCAGGAGGATATGAAATCACCGGTAATCGGTGATTTCATGTCGATTTTGCTGGAGGGCATTCAACAGGTCGATGAGGCAGAACCTCAGGGGTCTTGCAGTCGGGACTTAGCTGCGATTTTTTGA
- a CDS encoding biotin--[acetyl-CoA-carboxylase] ligase, which translates to MSQIIRIAETASTNILAKEYARAGADHGSAIIAENQTAGRGRLGKQWQSIRGTGLYCSIIIRPQQLPRTEYHKLTLVTGLAVALSLEFLTAKSFQLKWPNDVYYKGVGKCAGILCESVLGTNPRSDYLIAGIGINVNTRQEEFDAEVAGRAGSLFSITGEELCIDHVFNSVYEQILAQVDEFFSGNFSSILSQWRQRDMLAGRKSCWLTMAGESVEGIAEGVSSSGQLYIRDASGERHEVLSGDVQLVRA; encoded by the coding sequence ATGTCTCAGATTATTAGAATAGCAGAAACTGCTTCGACCAATATTCTTGCCAAGGAGTATGCCCGGGCCGGGGCAGACCATGGCTCTGCCATTATTGCTGAAAACCAAACGGCAGGGCGGGGGCGTTTAGGTAAGCAGTGGCAGTCTATTAGGGGAACAGGACTCTACTGTTCCATTATTATCCGACCACAACAGCTACCGCGTACAGAGTACCATAAACTTACCCTGGTAACAGGGCTTGCTGTGGCCCTCTCTCTGGAGTTTCTCACGGCAAAATCCTTCCAGCTGAAGTGGCCCAATGATGTCTACTATAAAGGGGTGGGGAAGTGTGCAGGAATACTCTGTGAATCTGTCCTTGGAACTAATCCTCGCTCAGATTATCTGATTGCGGGTATTGGCATTAATGTGAATACCCGGCAAGAGGAGTTTGATGCTGAAGTTGCAGGTCGGGCAGGATCCTTATTTTCGATCACAGGAGAGGAACTCTGCATAGACCATGTTTTCAACTCTGTTTATGAGCAGATTTTGGCCCAGGTCGACGAGTTTTTTAGCGGAAATTTTTCCTCTATTCTATCGCAATGGCGACAGAGGGATATGCTGGCGGGGAGAAAATCCTGCTGGCTGACCATGGCGGGAGAAAGCGTTGAGGGCATTGCAGAGGGGGTAAGTAGTAGTGGCCAACTTTATATAAGAGATGCGAGTGGAGAGCGACATGAGGTGCTCTCTGGTGATGTACAGCTTGTCAGAGCGTAA
- the metK gene encoding methionine adenosyltransferase: protein MSNYLFTSESVSEGHPDKVADQISDAILDAILEQDPQARVACETLVTTGMALIAGEITTSAWVDMPEVVRNTIKEIGYNSSEMGFDWQSCAVMTTIDKQSPDIAQGVNEGAGIDLDQGAGDQGLMFGYASNETDVLMPMPITLAHRLTRRQAQVRKSSILPWLRPDAKSQVTIEYENKIPKRIDAVVLSTQHDESISYNDLKEAVMEEIIKPTLPADMIDANTKFFINPTGRFVIGGPVGDCGLTGRKIIVDTYGGKALHGGGAFSGKDPSKVDRSSAYYGRYVAKNLVAAGIASELQIQVAYAIGIAQPVSINVNSFGTGRISDAAIKELILGNFDLRPKAIVQQLDLLRPIYRQTAAYGHFGRSDVEFPWERTDKIEELKSAAGL, encoded by the coding sequence ATGTCAAATTACCTGTTTACATCAGAATCTGTATCAGAAGGCCATCCTGACAAGGTGGCCGATCAAATTTCCGATGCTATTCTTGATGCTATTTTAGAGCAAGATCCACAGGCACGAGTTGCCTGCGAGACCCTCGTTACCACCGGTATGGCACTTATCGCCGGTGAAATTACCACCTCAGCCTGGGTTGATATGCCCGAGGTAGTACGCAACACTATTAAAGAGATTGGCTACAACTCATCGGAGATGGGCTTCGACTGGCAATCATGCGCTGTCATGACCACTATTGACAAGCAGTCACCCGATATCGCCCAAGGCGTTAATGAGGGTGCAGGTATTGACCTTGATCAGGGAGCAGGCGATCAGGGCTTGATGTTTGGTTATGCCAGCAATGAAACCGATGTCCTCATGCCCATGCCCATTACCCTGGCCCACAGACTTACCCGTAGACAGGCTCAGGTACGCAAAAGCAGCATTCTCCCCTGGCTCAGACCCGATGCCAAGAGCCAGGTAACCATTGAGTATGAGAACAAGATACCCAAAAGAATTGACGCTGTTGTCCTCTCTACCCAGCACGATGAATCTATCAGTTACAACGATCTGAAAGAGGCGGTAATGGAGGAGATTATCAAGCCGACCCTGCCCGCTGATATGATTGACGCCAACACCAAGTTCTTCATTAACCCCACGGGCCGTTTTGTTATTGGAGGCCCGGTTGGTGACTGCGGCCTTACCGGTCGTAAGATTATCGTCGATACCTACGGAGGCAAGGCCCTGCACGGTGGTGGTGCCTTCTCAGGAAAGGATCCATCCAAGGTTGATAGATCATCTGCATACTATGGTCGCTATGTCGCCAAAAACCTGGTGGCAGCTGGTATTGCCAGCGAACTTCAGATACAGGTTGCCTACGCCATTGGTATAGCCCAGCCTGTTTCCATCAACGTCAATAGCTTTGGCACAGGAAGAATCTCTGATGCGGCAATTAAAGAGCTTATTCTAGGAAACTTCGATCTTCGTCCCAAGGCCATCGTTCAGCAACTTGACCTACTCCGCCCAATTTATCGCCAGACAGCAGCCTACGGCCACTTTGGACGTAGTGATGTAGAGTTCCCTTGGGAACGTACAGATAAGATAGAGGAGTTAAAGAGTGCTGCAGGACTCTAG
- the dsrA gene encoding dissimilatory-type sulfite reductase subunit alpha: MAKHETPLLDQLESGPWPSFVTDIKRQAEKKPECWDILGILELSFKERITHWKHGGIVGVFGYGGGIVGRYADVPERFPGVEHFHTIRVAQPSSKYYTSKNLRQLMNLWEKHGSGMTNFHGSTGDVILLGTRTENLEPFFWDLTHEMGQDLGGSGSNLRTPACCLGTSRCEWACYDTQEACHSLTMHYQDEIHRPAFPYKFKFKFSGCPNDCVAAIARSDVAVIGTWKDDIRIDQAAVKGYMANEFPANGGAFIGREWDAFDIQKEVIDLCPTNCMWMEDGELKIDDAECTRCMHCINVMPRALRPGAQGGASICVGAKAPILDGAQFATLILPFIPVTKDNDFEELIEFIESIWDWWMEIGKNRERVGETMQRVGLPTFLRAVGVEALPQHVKYPRENPYVFWNEEEVEGGFERDVQEFRARHAA; encoded by the coding sequence ATGGCAAAACATGAGACGCCCTTGTTGGATCAGTTGGAGAGTGGCCCGTGGCCGAGCTTTGTAACTGACATTAAACGCCAAGCTGAGAAGAAGCCCGAGTGTTGGGATATCCTCGGTATCTTGGAACTGTCTTTCAAAGAGAGAATCACTCACTGGAAGCACGGCGGAATCGTTGGTGTTTTTGGATACGGTGGTGGTATCGTTGGTCGTTATGCGGATGTACCTGAGCGTTTTCCAGGTGTTGAGCACTTTCACACTATTCGTGTTGCTCAGCCATCTTCTAAATATTACACTTCAAAGAATCTTCGTCAGTTGATGAACCTTTGGGAGAAGCATGGTTCTGGTATGACCAACTTCCATGGCTCTACTGGTGATGTTATTCTTCTTGGAACTCGAACAGAGAATCTTGAGCCTTTTTTCTGGGACCTTACCCACGAAATGGGACAGGATCTTGGTGGTTCTGGTTCTAACCTTCGTACTCCTGCATGTTGTCTCGGAACTTCTCGTTGCGAGTGGGCATGTTACGATACTCAGGAAGCTTGTCATAGTTTGACCATGCATTATCAGGATGAGATTCATCGTCCTGCTTTTCCATATAAGTTCAAATTCAAGTTCTCCGGTTGTCCAAACGATTGCGTTGCCGCTATCGCTCGTTCAGATGTGGCCGTTATCGGCACCTGGAAAGATGATATTCGTATCGACCAGGCTGCCGTTAAAGGATATATGGCAAATGAATTCCCAGCAAACGGTGGTGCTTTCATCGGTCGCGAATGGGATGCATTTGATATCCAAAAAGAAGTTATCGACCTCTGCCCAACCAACTGTATGTGGATGGAAGATGGCGAATTGAAGATTGATGACGCCGAGTGTACCCGTTGTATGCATTGCATCAACGTTATGCCTCGTGCTCTTCGTCCAGGTGCTCAAGGTGGTGCGTCTATCTGTGTTGGTGCTAAGGCTCCAATTCTTGATGGTGCCCAGTTTGCTACCTTGATTCTTCCTTTTATTCCAGTAACCAAAGATAACGATTTCGAAGAGCTCATCGAGTTCATCGAGTCTATCTGGGACTGGTGGATGGAAATTGGAAAGAACCGTGAGCGTGTTGGCGAAACCATGCAACGCGTTGGTCTTCCAACCTTCTTGAGAGCTGTTGGTGTTGAAGCACTTCCACAGCATGTGAAATACCCTCGAGAAAATCCATACGTTTTCTGGAATGAAGAAGAGGTTGAAGGTGGTTTTGAGCGTGACGTACAAGAGTTCCGTGCTCGCCACGCAGCTTAA
- the dsrB gene encoding dissimilatory-type sulfite reductase subunit beta, with amino-acid sequence MGYNPDKPMDGRLSDLGPPHYEQFFPQVIRENKGKWLWHEILQAGVLMHKSETGAEVYTVRVGSARLISIEHVRELCDIADAHCDGHLRFTTRNNVEFMVDAKEKVQPLLDDLASRGNKFPVGGTGAGVTNIVHTQGWAHCHTPATDASGVVKAVMDELFEYFTSQVLPAQCRIALACCLNMCGAVHASDIAILGVHRKPPMIDHTRISGVCELPLAISSCPLGAVKPAKAVVNGKEIKTVKVNVERCMFCGNCYTMCPAMPLADPDGDGIAILVGGKVSNSRQAPKFSKLVIPFLPNNTPRWPEVVNAIKGILEAYAAGANKYERLGEWAERIGWEKFFEVCEIPFTDKSIDDYRLAYDSWRTTTQFKYTSHTASYTK; translated from the coding sequence ATGGGTTATAATCCTGATAAGCCAATGGACGGCCGACTCTCTGACCTTGGTCCACCACATTATGAACAATTTTTCCCTCAAGTAATTCGGGAAAATAAGGGCAAATGGCTCTGGCACGAGATTCTTCAGGCTGGCGTTTTGATGCACAAATCTGAAACTGGCGCTGAGGTTTATACCGTGCGTGTAGGTTCTGCTCGTCTTATTTCTATCGAGCACGTTCGTGAGCTTTGTGACATCGCTGATGCCCATTGTGACGGACACCTTCGTTTCACCACTCGTAACAACGTTGAGTTCATGGTAGACGCCAAAGAGAAGGTTCAACCTCTTCTTGACGATCTTGCAAGCCGTGGCAACAAGTTCCCTGTTGGTGGTACCGGTGCTGGTGTAACTAACATTGTTCACACCCAGGGTTGGGCTCACTGTCATACTCCTGCTACCGATGCCTCTGGTGTTGTTAAAGCAGTTATGGATGAGCTTTTTGAGTATTTCACATCTCAAGTTCTTCCTGCACAGTGTCGTATCGCGCTTGCATGTTGTTTGAACATGTGTGGTGCTGTTCACGCGTCTGACATCGCTATTCTCGGTGTTCACCGTAAGCCACCTATGATCGATCACACCCGTATTTCTGGTGTATGTGAGCTTCCGCTTGCTATTTCATCTTGTCCTCTTGGTGCTGTTAAGCCTGCGAAAGCAGTGGTTAATGGAAAAGAGATCAAGACCGTAAAAGTTAACGTAGAGCGCTGTATGTTCTGTGGTAACTGTTACACCATGTGTCCTGCTATGCCACTGGCTGATCCAGATGGTGATGGTATTGCAATCTTGGTTGGTGGAAAGGTATCTAACTCACGTCAGGCACCTAAGTTCTCCAAGCTTGTTATTCCTTTCTTGCCAAACAACACTCCTCGTTGGCCAGAAGTTGTTAATGCTATCAAGGGTATTCTTGAAGCATATGCAGCTGGTGCAAACAAATACGAGCGTCTTGGCGAGTGGGCCGAAAGAATTGGTTGGGAAAAATTCTTCGAAGTTTGTGAAATTCCATTCACAGACAAGAGCATCGACGATTATCGTCTTGCTTATGACTCATGGCGTACAACTACTCAGTTCAAGTACACCAGCCATACTGCCAGTTATACCAAGTAG
- a CDS encoding dissimilatory sulfite reductase D family protein, protein MPMDVDELKNVIVEKAQKSPKPQLYIKDFYKCDPETKPRVMKNICNELVREQRLMFWSSGSTTMYGVPERIKNEEG, encoded by the coding sequence ATGCCCATGGATGTCGACGAACTCAAAAACGTGATCGTAGAGAAGGCTCAGAAGTCTCCAAAGCCACAGCTTTACATCAAAGATTTCTACAAATGTGACCCTGAGACCAAGCCACGTGTTATGAAGAATATTTGTAACGAATTAGTTCGTGAGCAACGTCTTATGTTCTGGTCTTCTGGATCAACCACCATGTACGGTGTACCAGAGAGAATTAAGAACGAAGAAGGCTGA
- a CDS encoding HAD family hydrolase translates to MLKLVIFDCDGVMFDSKNLNKSYYNYLLDQLGHPPMDEDELNYVHAANVTNALKHIFRNYPEQSMQEIEGLRANTDYSSFLRHMNMEKDLPVFLETIKDRFHLAISTNRSETMETLLESYGLKKYFGKVMTAVNSKRPKPAADGMLEILEHFGCKPEEAIHIGDTTMDEQQAASAGVPLIAFRNKDLNANFHVDNFLDILELAPFKE, encoded by the coding sequence ATGCTCAAGCTTGTTATCTTTGACTGCGACGGAGTGATGTTCGACTCCAAAAATCTCAACAAAAGCTACTATAATTATCTCCTCGACCAACTTGGCCACCCCCCCATGGATGAGGACGAGCTTAACTATGTCCATGCCGCAAATGTGACAAACGCCCTCAAACACATCTTTCGCAACTATCCAGAGCAGTCAATGCAAGAGATAGAAGGACTACGGGCAAACACCGACTACAGCTCCTTCCTCCGTCATATGAACATGGAAAAAGACCTACCGGTTTTCCTGGAGACAATCAAAGACCGTTTTCACCTAGCCATATCGACCAATAGAAGTGAAACAATGGAGACCCTGTTAGAGAGCTACGGGCTGAAAAAATATTTTGGCAAGGTCATGACAGCTGTTAACTCAAAACGGCCCAAACCTGCTGCCGATGGCATGTTGGAAATATTAGAACATTTTGGGTGTAAGCCTGAGGAGGCTATTCATATTGGAGATACAACTATGGATGAGCAACAGGCTGCCAGTGCCGGAGTTCCTCTTATTGCCTTTAGAAACAAGGATCTCAATGCGAATTTTCACGTGGATAACTTCTTGGATATCTTAGAATTGGCCCCATTCAAAGAGTAG